From the genome of Sphingopyxis sp. DBS4:
ACGCGGTGCATATTGGTTTTCTCTTCAACCATCACGGTGCGCACCAGGTCGCGCATGCGCTGCCGGTGGCGCTGGCGCTGCTCAGTCGCGGCACCAATGCGCGCGTCAGCATCCTCGTCTCCGAAGGCTGCGAGAGCGAGGTCCGCCGGCTCGCGGCCGCCGCGCCGGGTGCGTCGCCCGACATCATCCGGCTGCGGCCGCCGTCGACGCTCGCCCGCGCCGCCAATCGCGCCAGCGGCCGCGCACTTCCCACCGACATCGTCTCGACACTCCGCCGCAATCTCGACCGCTTCCGCACCCTCGACGCGCTCGTCGTCCCCGAAAAAACCTCGCTCCTCCTGAAGTCGCTGTTCGGCCTCAAATCGCTGAAGCTCGTCCACACCCGCCACGGCGCGGGCGACCGCGCGATCGGTTTCGACAAGGCGAGCGGGAAATTCGACCTCGTCCTGCTGTCGGGCGAAAAGATCCGCGACCGGCTGGCCGAGGCCGACCTGCTGAAAGAGAACGGCCATGCGATCGTCGGCTACCCCAAATTCGACCTCGCGCCGCCCAGCCATCCGCGCCTCTTCCCCAAGGATCGGCCGACGGTGCTCTACAACCCGCACCCCTCGCCCGCGCTGTCGTCCTGGTATCGCATGGGACCGGCGATCCTCGACTGGTTCGCGAAAAGCGACCGCTACAACCTCATCTTCGCGCCGCATGTGATGCTGTTCAAGAAGCGCATCACCGCGTCGCTTTCCCCCTTCGCGCTCGGCTGGAATCTCGGCCCCCGCGCCGACCATTATGAGCACGACCATATGCTGATCGACACCGGCAGTGCCGCCAGCCTCGACATGACCTACACCGACGCCGCCGACATCTATCTCGGCGACGCGAGCAGCCAGGTCTATGAGTTCATCCGCCGGCCGCGCCCCTGCTTCTTCCTCAACCCGCGCGGGCTCGCGTGGCAGGGCAATCCCGACTTCGCGCACTGGCGCGCCGGCACCGTGATCGGCAGCATGGGCGAGTTCGACGCAGCGCTTGCCGAAACGCCGTCGCTGACCCCGGCGATGCGCGCGCGGCAGGAGGATATCTTCCGCTACAGCTTCGACCTTCAGGACCGCCCCTCGTCCGAGCGGGCGGCCGAAGCGATCCTCGATTTCATGGCGCGCGCATGACCGCCGCTGCCCCTTCGCGCGTCGCCGCCTTCCTCGATTACGGCGTCGCAAAGACGCTGGCGAAGCTGCGCGCGAACCTGCTCGCCCGGCTGGCGCGCCGCCCCGAGGGCGGCGTCGTGACCTCGCGCTACGGCGTGCGGATGCGCGCCAATTGGGAAGACCGCACCTTCCGCTATTGCCATTATGCGACCTATGGCCGCGCGCTGTCGGATTATCTCGCGGCGCAGGACCGCGCCTTCGTCTTCGTCGATATCGGCGCCAATCAGGGCCTCTACAGCCTGCTCGCGGCGCAGAACCCCCATTGCAAGGCGGCGGTCGCCTTCGAACCCGTCGCCGCGACCTTCGCCCTGCTGCGCGACAATATCGCACTCAATGCCCTGGGCGCGGCGATCAAGCCGGTCCATGCCGCGGTTTCGCTCCAGTCGGGCATCGCGCGCATCGCCACCGACCGCGCGCACAGCGGCACCGCCAGCCTGCGCGACGCGGCGGGAGCCGACGGCGAAGAGATTCGCATTCTCGGCATCGCGGGGGTCGACACGCTGATCGACAGCACGCTGGTCGGCGGTAAAGGGCCGCTGATCGTCAAGATCGACGTCGAGGGGCATGAGGAAGCCGTGGTCGAGGCGCTGATGGCGTCGGCGCACCGCGACCGCATCGTCGCGATCTTCTATGAGGTCGACGAACGCTGGACCGACGGGGCCGCGATCGCGCACCGCCTCGGCGCCGCCGGCTTCGACCGCCTCACCCGCTTCGGGATCGGTCGCCACTATGACATGCTGGCCGAACGCAGCGAAGCGGGTCCGGCCCCCGAATAGGGCCGGACCCGCGGTTCGCGGCCGCGCTTACCAGGTCAGGCCGACCCGCGCGTAGAGATAGCGGCCGTTGAAGCCGAACGGCGAATAATAGGGGAAACCGACGACCCCGGTCGAGTTGAGCGCGGCGGGCGTCGCGTCGGGATAGACGTCGAACAGATTGTTCGCGCCGATTGCGACCTGCGCGCCCTTGACGGGCTGATAGCGCAACTCGAGGTCGGTGATCACATGCTTGCCGGTCAAGATATCCGCCGACCCGTCGGCTGCCGTACCGGGCTGGTTGACCTGACCATAATAGGTCGTGCGCAGCGTCGCGCCGAGCAGGTCGCCCGACCAATCGATCGCCCCGGTGATCTTCGTGCGCGGCGTCCCTTCCTCCAGCGTGAAGATGCGATTGCGGCCGAGCAGCGGCGGCGCCGGATCGAGCGTCGAGGTCGAAGTCGGCACCCGCGTCACATCGACGTCGTTGAAGTTCGCCGCCAGCGTGAAGTCGAACGTGCCGAGATTCTCGCTCCGCGCCTTGTAATTGGCGACGACGTCGATGCCCTTCGTCTTCGAACGCACCCCATTGATGAAGAAGCGCGCCGCCTGAACGCCGAGCGGATCGAGGATGTCCGCGACCTGCTGGCTGAACGCCGCCTGGATATTCTCCGACAGCGCGATCTGGTTGCGGATCTTGATCTGATAGGCGTCGACGGTCAAACTGAACGGACCGCTGTGGATCACCCCGCCGAGCGAGAAGTTGGTCGACTTCTCGGGCTCGAGCGGCAGGCCGCCCAGCTTTTCGGCGACGATGTTCGTCGGCGGATAATGACCGGTCAGCAGCACGTCGCCGTCGACCACCACCGAGGTGATCGAAGTATAATATTGCTGCTGCAGCGACGGCGCGCGGAAGCCGGTCGAGGCGGTGCCGCGCAACGCGAACCAGTCGGTCGCGTCGAAGCGCGCCGACACCTTGCCGTTGGCGGTCGAGCCGAAGTCCGAATAATCCTCGACCCGGCCCGCGACCGCGACGAGGAAGCGCGACGTCAGCTCCGCCTCGATGTCGATGTAGCCGCTGATGTTGCGGCGGTGCGCATCGACCGCGTTGATCGGCGCAAAGCCCGGAAAGCCCTGCGCTCCGCTGCCGGTATAGGAATTGAGCTCACCCGCCGCGATCTTGTAGCCCTCGCGCCGCCACTCGGCACCGAAGGCGAGGTTCAGCGAGTGGAAGATGTCGAACTTGCGCGACACGTCGAGGCCGCCGATCCACTGGTCATAGGTCACCGCGCCGTCATAGAATTCGGTCGGCGAGGCGGCGCCGAGGCTGTAGTTCGCCGAATTGAGCGTGCGGAAAGCGATGCGGTTGCGGCCGTAGCTGAGGTTGAGGTCGACATTCCATTCGCCGACGTCGCCACGCAGGCCCACCGCGCTCGTCAGGTTGCGCGACTTGGTGTTGATCAGCGGCAGGAAACCGTCGGGCCAGATGCCGCCGACGCCGTTCGCCGCGGCCGTGGTGGCGAGACGCGGAAAGGCCGCGCTCTTGCTGTCGCGATCCTGATAGCCGACCCAGCCATAGAGTTGCAGAGCCTCGGTGACGTTGACCCCGGCGTTGGCGAAGACCGTCGCCTGCTCGACTTCGGGATCGCCGAAGCGGCTGGTCACGCGGTTCGGCGTCACGCGCGGGTCGAAATCGCCGCGGCTCGTCGGCTTGCGGTCGACATATTCGCCCGAAATGGTGAGATAGCCGTCGTTACCGAAGCCGATGCCCTGCCAGCCCGATACGGTCAGGACGGGCTCGCCAGTCACGCTGCGGCTGCCGCGCGCGGTGTCGATGTCGGTGGCATAGATGCCATAGGTCGCCGACACACCGCCGCCCTCGCGCGCTTCGCGCAGGCGCAGGTTGATGACGCCCGCGATCGCATCCGACCCATATTGTGCCGAAGCGCCGTCGCGCAGCACCTCGATGCGGTCGAGCGCCACGGTGGGGATGGTGTTGAGGTCGACCGCCGCAGAGCCGCGCCCGACGCTGCCGTTGACGTTGAGCAGGGCCGAGGTGTGGGCGCGGGTGCCGTTGATCAGCACCAGCGTCTGGTCGGGCGACAGCCCGCGCAGCGTCGCGGGGCGGATCGCGTCGGTGCCGTCGACCGCCGAGGAGCGCTTGAAGTCGATCGACGGCGCGACGGTCGCCAGCGCCTGCCCGACTTCGGTCGATCCCTGACGGCGCAGCGTCTCGCCGTTCAGCACGTCGACCGGCGCCGGCGAGTCGAGGCGCGACCGCCCGGCCGCGCGCGTGCCGGTGACGATGATCTCGTCGCCGTTGCCGGCGCTATCCGCGGCATCGGGCGCATCCTGCGCCTGCGCCGGAAAGGCGGCGATGGCCGCGAGAGCGATGGCGCTGGTCGCCATGGTGCGGAAAGGGATCATGATCAGTCCTCCTGGTCTTGCTATTATAATCAACCCGGCGGCCTGCCCGGTCGCCTGGGATGCACGCGGCAAAGCGTTTCGTTTCACCTGTAACAGAGCAAAGCCGCCCTGTGCGAAGAAGATTTCTTATTGAAACGGAAAAAATTCTTTCATTTTCGATAAAGTCGCGAGTTTTCGGGCGGGCGCGGCGCCAGGCCGCTACGCGCGGTCGCCAGCCCGCCTCCCCACAGCGCGCGGGCGGCGCTGCGCAGGGACGCGGGATAGCGAGCGAGATCCGACAGATCGGATGGAGTCAGTAAAGGCATGGATTCACCTGTCGCCGGCGCGCGCATTTGCCTGGCGGCGCCGGACCAAAGCCGCGCTCCCGCCAGGGCGGGGCACGACGCAAAGAAGGACGGGCCGGCGAAAAGCGCCGGACCCGATCGGCATCGGTTCAAGACCTGCTGCTACACATGCGCATCGCAATACCCCTGCTGGGGGAACGCAATGCCTGGCGCCGTCGCCCGAGCATTACGCGCTTTAGCCGTTGGTAACGCGGAGCAAGCTGCTTCCCGGTCAAAAGCCGCGGGTCGAGGAGAGAAGGCGGGAGAGCC
Proteins encoded in this window:
- a CDS encoding FkbM family methyltransferase, with amino-acid sequence MTAAAPSRVAAFLDYGVAKTLAKLRANLLARLARRPEGGVVTSRYGVRMRANWEDRTFRYCHYATYGRALSDYLAAQDRAFVFVDIGANQGLYSLLAAQNPHCKAAVAFEPVAATFALLRDNIALNALGAAIKPVHAAVSLQSGIARIATDRAHSGTASLRDAAGADGEEIRILGIAGVDTLIDSTLVGGKGPLIVKIDVEGHEEAVVEALMASAHRDRIVAIFYEVDERWTDGAAIAHRLGAAGFDRLTRFGIGRHYDMLAERSEAGPAPE
- a CDS encoding TonB-dependent siderophore receptor, translated to MIPFRTMATSAIALAAIAAFPAQAQDAPDAADSAGNGDEIIVTGTRAAGRSRLDSPAPVDVLNGETLRRQGSTEVGQALATVAPSIDFKRSSAVDGTDAIRPATLRGLSPDQTLVLINGTRAHTSALLNVNGSVGRGSAAVDLNTIPTVALDRIEVLRDGASAQYGSDAIAGVINLRLREAREGGGVSATYGIYATDIDTARGSRSVTGEPVLTVSGWQGIGFGNDGYLTISGEYVDRKPTSRGDFDPRVTPNRVTSRFGDPEVEQATVFANAGVNVTEALQLYGWVGYQDRDSKSAAFPRLATTAAANGVGGIWPDGFLPLINTKSRNLTSAVGLRGDVGEWNVDLNLSYGRNRIAFRTLNSANYSLGAASPTEFYDGAVTYDQWIGGLDVSRKFDIFHSLNLAFGAEWRREGYKIAAGELNSYTGSGAQGFPGFAPINAVDAHRRNISGYIDIEAELTSRFLVAVAGRVEDYSDFGSTANGKVSARFDATDWFALRGTASTGFRAPSLQQQYYTSITSVVVDGDVLLTGHYPPTNIVAEKLGGLPLEPEKSTNFSLGGVIHSGPFSLTVDAYQIKIRNQIALSENIQAAFSQQVADILDPLGVQAARFFINGVRSKTKGIDVVANYKARSENLGTFDFTLAANFNDVDVTRVPTSTSTLDPAPPLLGRNRIFTLEEGTPRTKITGAIDWSGDLLGATLRTTYYGQVNQPGTAADGSADILTGKHVITDLELRYQPVKGAQVAIGANNLFDVYPDATPAALNSTGVVGFPYYSPFGFNGRYLYARVGLTW